In Carassius gibelio isolate Cgi1373 ecotype wild population from Czech Republic chromosome B4, carGib1.2-hapl.c, whole genome shotgun sequence, one DNA window encodes the following:
- the LOC127955912 gene encoding NACHT, LRR and PYD domains-containing protein 12 isoform X2 codes for MASFKDLLMESLKELVEDELEEFQWHLEKDYEEEAVKIMVDTLRKMNHNELAEQLENKHKKASVSLTAQADVNMNTSVRFGANSEMHNFLRTHKNNMKKKAKYIFEGNQENNTDLKAVYTKVFITEGDMKDVNQEHEIHNIDDAFKKRKTQDKPIQCNDIFIELRKNDEEKIVLTKGVAGIGKTVSVQKFILDWAEGNTNQDIDCVFLLPFRDINTIKDREVNLHEFLLKFYPGLKDLEKSKLYEECKLVFIFDGLDESQLPLDFECETLETVEERASVDVLFTSLVKGTLLPSSLVWVTSRPAATNQIPPRYVGLFTEVQGFTDQQKEEYFRKRITDESLVSRIISHIKMSRSLYIMCHIPVFCWITATVLQDILINNNAENISTTLTEMYIHFLLIQMNMKNRKYDEKEQRQRTKLLHSNRKMILKLAKLAFKQLQKENIVFYEKDLEECGIDVSKDMEFTGMIAEIFKKENGLYETNVFCFVHLSVQEFLAAVHVFICYLNKNMQELQFFFEDSQTTLKQKLQFFFRHVTFHELTKRATEKAMQSKRGHLDLFLRFLMGLSLKSSQNLLKGLIINTKDTSVSIRKISAHIKELQKDINYISDESSVNLFYCLLELKDHSLYEEIKSYFSSDEDPGRNLSSSMCTVMIYILLMSEMVLDKFNPKRFVYSNFRRLLPAVRCCRKARFDGCDLNETCCETVCSALQLSNSHLTELDLSSNDLQDSGVKLIYDGVKSPHCRLNILRLCGCNLTGQSCESLSSALQSPNCVLRELDLSNNDLQDSGVKLLSEGLKSPNCQLETLRFSICNLTAQSCENLSSALQSSNSVLREVDLSNNDLQDSGVKVLSEGLKSLNCHLGILRLSGCMVTEEGCGYVSSALSSNPSHLRELDLSYNHPGDSGVRLLSEKLEDPKCSLEKLNVDHRGKFRITAGLKKYAFSLTLDPNTAYPRLGLSEEDRKAEWEKEKQLYPDHPDRFDHVCQLLCRESVCGRCYWEIEWCGFRDLHISVSYKSISRKGGGECWFGENDQSWSLCCIPTYYSFTHNKMLTNFLVNPYKTTGRTGVYVDHSAGTLSFYDVSDSMRHIYTEQTTFTQPLYPGYRVEGGSVKLC; via the exons ATGGCGTCTTTTAAAGATCTGCTCATGGAATCACTGAAGGAGCTGGTAGAAGATGAACTGGAGGAGTTTCAGTGGCACTTAGAGAAAGATTATGAGG AAGAAGCTGTGAAGATCATGGTTGACACCCTGAGGAAGATGAATCATAATGAGCTGGCTGAACAGTTAGAGAACAAACACAAGAAAG CGAGTGTTTCTCTCACGGCTCAGGCTGATGTCAATATGAACACATCTGTCCGTTTTGGAGCTAATTCAG AGATGCATAACTTCTTGAGAACTCACAAAAACAACATGAAGAAgaaagcaaaatatatttttgagggCAACCAAGAAAATAACACGGATCTCAAGGCTGTTTACACAAAAGTGTTCATCACAGAGGGAGATATGAAAGATGTCAATCAGGAACATGAGATTCATAATATTGATGATGCTTTCAAGAAGAGAAAAACACAGGATAAACCAATTCAGTGCAATGATATATTTATTGAACTAAGGAAAAACGATGAGGAGAAGATTGTGCTGACCAAGGGAGTCGCTGGCATCGGAAAAACTGTCTCTGTCCAAAAATTTATCCTGGACTGGGCAGAAGGAAACACCAATCAGGATATAGACTGTGTGTTTTTGCTTCCATTCAGAGATATCAACACGATTAAAGACAGAGAGGTCAATCTCCATGAGTTTCTGCTGAAATTTTATCCTGGATTAAAGGACCTGGAGAAATCAAAGCTATATGAGGAATGTAAGCTTGTATTTATATTTGATGGACTTGATGAGAGTCAATTGCCATTGGACTTTGAATGCGAAACACTGGAAACTGTTGAGGAAAGAGCATCTGTAGATGTGCTGTTTACAAGTCTGGTCAAAGGGACTCTGCTTCCATCATCTCTTGTGTGGGTGACATCACGACCAGCAGCGACCAATCAGATCCCTCCTCGGTATGTGGGTTTGTTCACAGAGGTGCAAGGATTCACTGACCAACAgaaggaggagtacttcagaaagAGAATAACAGATGAGAGTCTGGTCTccagaatcatctcacacattaAGATGTCTCGTAGTCTCTATATCATGTGCCACATTCCTGTGTTCTGCTGGATAACAGCCACAGTACTTCAGGATATTCTCATCAACAACAATGCAGAGAACATCAGCACAACACTCACTGAAATGTACATTCACTTCCTACTGATACAGATGAACATGAAGAATAGGAAGTACGATGAAAAAGAACAAAGACAACGCACAAAGCtcttacattcaaatagaaaaatgatTCTGAAATTAGCTAAGCTAGCATTTAAACAGCTACAGAAGGAAAACATTGTGTTCTATGAGAAAGATCTGGAAGAATGTGGTATTGATGTGAGTAAAGACATGGAGTTCACAGGAATGATTGCTGAGATCTTTAAGAAGGAAAATGGACTTTATGAGACAAATGTCTTCTGTTTTGTGCATCTGAGTGTTCAAGAGTTCCTCGCTGCAGTGCATGTGTTCATCTGCTACCTCAACAAGAACATGCAGGAGCTTCAGTTTTTCTTTGAAGATTCACAAACTACCCTCAAACAAAAGCTTCAGTTCTTCTTTAGACATGTCACATTTCATGAATTAACAAAGAGGGCCACTGAAAAAGCAATGCAGAGTAAGAGAGGACATCTGGACCTGTTCCTGCGGTTTCTGATGGGACTTTCACTGAAATCCAGTCAAAATCTGCTCAAAGGCCTGATCATAAACACTAAAGACACTAGTGTGAGCATCAGAAAAATAAGTGCACACATTAAAGAATTACAAAAAGACATCAACTACATCTCAGATGAAAGTTCAGTAAACCTATTTTACTGCTTACTTGAGCTCAAAGATCATTCACTCTATGAGGAAATAAAGAGCTACTTCAGTTCAGATGAAGATCCAGGAAGAAACCTCTCATCTTCAATGTGCACAGTAATGATCTACATACTGCTGATGTCAGAGATGGTGCTGGACAAGTTCAACCCAAAGAGGTTTGTATATTCAAACTTCAGGAGACTCCTCCCAGCTGTGAGGTGCTGCAGAAAAGCACG atttGATGGCTGTGATCTCAATGAAACATGCTGTGAAACTGTGTGTTCAGCTCTACAACTGTCAAACTCCCATCTAACAGAGCTGGACCTAAGTAgcaatgacctgcaggattcaggagtgaagctgatTTATGATGGAGTGAAGAGTCCACACTGTAGACTAAACATACTGAG GTTGTGTGGGTGTAATCTCACTGGTCAGTCCTGTGAAAGCTTatcttcagctctacaatccccaaactgtgtcctgagagagctggacctgagtaacaatgacctgcaggattctGGAGTGAAGCTTCTTTCTGAaggactgaagagtccaaactgtcagctggAGACACTGAG ATTTTCCATatgtaatctcactgctcagtcTTGTGAGAatttgtcttcagctctacaatcctcaaactCTGTTCTGAGAGAGGTAGatctgagtaacaatgacctgcaggattctGGAGTGAAGGTTCTTTCTGAAGGACTAAAGAGTCTAAACTGTCACCTTGGTATATTGAG gttgtctggctgtatggtgacagaggaaggctgtggttatgtgtcttcagctctgagttcaaacccaTCACATCTGAGAGAGCttgatctgagctacaatcacccaggagatTCTGGAGTCAGGCTACTCTCTGAAAAACTGGAGGATCCAAAATGCTCATTGGAAAAACTCAA tgtGGATCATAGAGGAAAATTCAGGATTACAGCCGGACTGAAGAAAT ATGCCTTTTCTCTaacactggatccaaacactgCATACCCTCGTCTCGGTCTGTCCGAGGAGGACAGAAAGGCGGAATGGGAGAAAGAGAAACAgctgtatcctgatcatccagacagatttgatcaTGTGTGTCAgttgttgtgtagagagagtgtgtgtggacgctgttactgggagattgagtggtGTGGATTTAGAGATTTGcatatatcagtgtcatataagagcatcagcaggaagggagGTGGTGAGTGTTGGTTTGGAGAaaatgatcagtcctggagtttgtgCTGCATTCCGACATATTATTCATTCACCCACAATAAAATGTTAACTAATTTCCTTGTAAACCCCTACAAAACCACTGGTAGAacaggagtgtatgtggatcacagcgcaggaactctgtccttctacgaCGTCTCTGACTCAATGAGACACATCTACACAGaacagaccacattcactcagccgctctatcctgggtATAGAGTTGAAGGTGGATCAGTGAAACTGTGTTAA
- the LOC127955912 gene encoding NACHT, LRR and PYD domains-containing protein 12 isoform X1 gives MASFKDLLMESLKELVEDELEEFQWHLEKDYEGISKSEIKNANRLKTVDKIVACFGPEEAVKIMVDTLRKMNHNELAEQLENKHKKASVSLTAQADVNMNTSVRFGANSEMHNFLRTHKNNMKKKAKYIFEGNQENNTDLKAVYTKVFITEGDMKDVNQEHEIHNIDDAFKKRKTQDKPIQCNDIFIELRKNDEEKIVLTKGVAGIGKTVSVQKFILDWAEGNTNQDIDCVFLLPFRDINTIKDREVNLHEFLLKFYPGLKDLEKSKLYEECKLVFIFDGLDESQLPLDFECETLETVEERASVDVLFTSLVKGTLLPSSLVWVTSRPAATNQIPPRYVGLFTEVQGFTDQQKEEYFRKRITDESLVSRIISHIKMSRSLYIMCHIPVFCWITATVLQDILINNNAENISTTLTEMYIHFLLIQMNMKNRKYDEKEQRQRTKLLHSNRKMILKLAKLAFKQLQKENIVFYEKDLEECGIDVSKDMEFTGMIAEIFKKENGLYETNVFCFVHLSVQEFLAAVHVFICYLNKNMQELQFFFEDSQTTLKQKLQFFFRHVTFHELTKRATEKAMQSKRGHLDLFLRFLMGLSLKSSQNLLKGLIINTKDTSVSIRKISAHIKELQKDINYISDESSVNLFYCLLELKDHSLYEEIKSYFSSDEDPGRNLSSSMCTVMIYILLMSEMVLDKFNPKRFVYSNFRRLLPAVRCCRKARFDGCDLNETCCETVCSALQLSNSHLTELDLSSNDLQDSGVKLIYDGVKSPHCRLNILRLCGCNLTGQSCESLSSALQSPNCVLRELDLSNNDLQDSGVKLLSEGLKSPNCQLETLRFSICNLTAQSCENLSSALQSSNSVLREVDLSNNDLQDSGVKVLSEGLKSLNCHLGILRLSGCMVTEEGCGYVSSALSSNPSHLRELDLSYNHPGDSGVRLLSEKLEDPKCSLEKLNVDHRGKFRITAGLKKYAFSLTLDPNTAYPRLGLSEEDRKAEWEKEKQLYPDHPDRFDHVCQLLCRESVCGRCYWEIEWCGFRDLHISVSYKSISRKGGGECWFGENDQSWSLCCIPTYYSFTHNKMLTNFLVNPYKTTGRTGVYVDHSAGTLSFYDVSDSMRHIYTEQTTFTQPLYPGYRVEGGSVKLC, from the exons ATGGCGTCTTTTAAAGATCTGCTCATGGAATCACTGAAGGAGCTGGTAGAAGATGAACTGGAGGAGTTTCAGTGGCACTTAGAGAAAGATTATGAGGGTATATCAAAGTCTGAAATTAAGAATGCAAATAGGTTAAAAACAGTGGATAAGATAGTGGCGTGTTTTGGACCAGAAGAAGCTGTGAAGATCATGGTTGACACCCTGAGGAAGATGAATCATAATGAGCTGGCTGAACAGTTAGAGAACAAACACAAGAAAG CGAGTGTTTCTCTCACGGCTCAGGCTGATGTCAATATGAACACATCTGTCCGTTTTGGAGCTAATTCAG AGATGCATAACTTCTTGAGAACTCACAAAAACAACATGAAGAAgaaagcaaaatatatttttgagggCAACCAAGAAAATAACACGGATCTCAAGGCTGTTTACACAAAAGTGTTCATCACAGAGGGAGATATGAAAGATGTCAATCAGGAACATGAGATTCATAATATTGATGATGCTTTCAAGAAGAGAAAAACACAGGATAAACCAATTCAGTGCAATGATATATTTATTGAACTAAGGAAAAACGATGAGGAGAAGATTGTGCTGACCAAGGGAGTCGCTGGCATCGGAAAAACTGTCTCTGTCCAAAAATTTATCCTGGACTGGGCAGAAGGAAACACCAATCAGGATATAGACTGTGTGTTTTTGCTTCCATTCAGAGATATCAACACGATTAAAGACAGAGAGGTCAATCTCCATGAGTTTCTGCTGAAATTTTATCCTGGATTAAAGGACCTGGAGAAATCAAAGCTATATGAGGAATGTAAGCTTGTATTTATATTTGATGGACTTGATGAGAGTCAATTGCCATTGGACTTTGAATGCGAAACACTGGAAACTGTTGAGGAAAGAGCATCTGTAGATGTGCTGTTTACAAGTCTGGTCAAAGGGACTCTGCTTCCATCATCTCTTGTGTGGGTGACATCACGACCAGCAGCGACCAATCAGATCCCTCCTCGGTATGTGGGTTTGTTCACAGAGGTGCAAGGATTCACTGACCAACAgaaggaggagtacttcagaaagAGAATAACAGATGAGAGTCTGGTCTccagaatcatctcacacattaAGATGTCTCGTAGTCTCTATATCATGTGCCACATTCCTGTGTTCTGCTGGATAACAGCCACAGTACTTCAGGATATTCTCATCAACAACAATGCAGAGAACATCAGCACAACACTCACTGAAATGTACATTCACTTCCTACTGATACAGATGAACATGAAGAATAGGAAGTACGATGAAAAAGAACAAAGACAACGCACAAAGCtcttacattcaaatagaaaaatgatTCTGAAATTAGCTAAGCTAGCATTTAAACAGCTACAGAAGGAAAACATTGTGTTCTATGAGAAAGATCTGGAAGAATGTGGTATTGATGTGAGTAAAGACATGGAGTTCACAGGAATGATTGCTGAGATCTTTAAGAAGGAAAATGGACTTTATGAGACAAATGTCTTCTGTTTTGTGCATCTGAGTGTTCAAGAGTTCCTCGCTGCAGTGCATGTGTTCATCTGCTACCTCAACAAGAACATGCAGGAGCTTCAGTTTTTCTTTGAAGATTCACAAACTACCCTCAAACAAAAGCTTCAGTTCTTCTTTAGACATGTCACATTTCATGAATTAACAAAGAGGGCCACTGAAAAAGCAATGCAGAGTAAGAGAGGACATCTGGACCTGTTCCTGCGGTTTCTGATGGGACTTTCACTGAAATCCAGTCAAAATCTGCTCAAAGGCCTGATCATAAACACTAAAGACACTAGTGTGAGCATCAGAAAAATAAGTGCACACATTAAAGAATTACAAAAAGACATCAACTACATCTCAGATGAAAGTTCAGTAAACCTATTTTACTGCTTACTTGAGCTCAAAGATCATTCACTCTATGAGGAAATAAAGAGCTACTTCAGTTCAGATGAAGATCCAGGAAGAAACCTCTCATCTTCAATGTGCACAGTAATGATCTACATACTGCTGATGTCAGAGATGGTGCTGGACAAGTTCAACCCAAAGAGGTTTGTATATTCAAACTTCAGGAGACTCCTCCCAGCTGTGAGGTGCTGCAGAAAAGCACG atttGATGGCTGTGATCTCAATGAAACATGCTGTGAAACTGTGTGTTCAGCTCTACAACTGTCAAACTCCCATCTAACAGAGCTGGACCTAAGTAgcaatgacctgcaggattcaggagtgaagctgatTTATGATGGAGTGAAGAGTCCACACTGTAGACTAAACATACTGAG GTTGTGTGGGTGTAATCTCACTGGTCAGTCCTGTGAAAGCTTatcttcagctctacaatccccaaactgtgtcctgagagagctggacctgagtaacaatgacctgcaggattctGGAGTGAAGCTTCTTTCTGAaggactgaagagtccaaactgtcagctggAGACACTGAG ATTTTCCATatgtaatctcactgctcagtcTTGTGAGAatttgtcttcagctctacaatcctcaaactCTGTTCTGAGAGAGGTAGatctgagtaacaatgacctgcaggattctGGAGTGAAGGTTCTTTCTGAAGGACTAAAGAGTCTAAACTGTCACCTTGGTATATTGAG gttgtctggctgtatggtgacagaggaaggctgtggttatgtgtcttcagctctgagttcaaacccaTCACATCTGAGAGAGCttgatctgagctacaatcacccaggagatTCTGGAGTCAGGCTACTCTCTGAAAAACTGGAGGATCCAAAATGCTCATTGGAAAAACTCAA tgtGGATCATAGAGGAAAATTCAGGATTACAGCCGGACTGAAGAAAT ATGCCTTTTCTCTaacactggatccaaacactgCATACCCTCGTCTCGGTCTGTCCGAGGAGGACAGAAAGGCGGAATGGGAGAAAGAGAAACAgctgtatcctgatcatccagacagatttgatcaTGTGTGTCAgttgttgtgtagagagagtgtgtgtggacgctgttactgggagattgagtggtGTGGATTTAGAGATTTGcatatatcagtgtcatataagagcatcagcaggaagggagGTGGTGAGTGTTGGTTTGGAGAaaatgatcagtcctggagtttgtgCTGCATTCCGACATATTATTCATTCACCCACAATAAAATGTTAACTAATTTCCTTGTAAACCCCTACAAAACCACTGGTAGAacaggagtgtatgtggatcacagcgcaggaactctgtccttctacgaCGTCTCTGACTCAATGAGACACATCTACACAGaacagaccacattcactcagccgctctatcctgggtATAGAGTTGAAGGTGGATCAGTGAAACTGTGTTAA